From Candidatus Zixiibacteriota bacterium, one genomic window encodes:
- the hpt gene encoding hypoxanthine phosphoribosyltransferase, producing MNAPGEKKTNLQPFELLLDQAVIARRIVELGEEITRDYAGKVPLLVGVLKGCFVFLSDLMREINLPLEVDFLSAASYRNGTEQDQELYFDNSIRTPIKGRHVLIVEGVVDSGRTVSSLLSKIGDEGPESVEVVTLIDKPGSHRFKLDIRYKGFSIGNEFVIGFGLDNAQKYRNLPFIGRVVEK from the coding sequence TTGAACGCACCAGGAGAAAAGAAAACGAACCTGCAACCGTTTGAGTTGCTGCTGGATCAGGCGGTTATCGCCAGACGAATCGTCGAACTCGGTGAAGAGATCACCAGGGACTACGCCGGCAAGGTACCTCTGTTAGTGGGGGTTCTCAAAGGCTGTTTCGTTTTCCTCTCCGATCTTATGCGTGAAATCAATCTTCCGCTCGAAGTGGACTTCCTGTCGGCGGCGTCGTATCGAAATGGAACCGAACAGGACCAGGAATTATATTTCGACAACAGCATTAGAACTCCTATTAAGGGTCGTCATGTGCTGATCGTAGAAGGTGTAGTCGATTCTGGTCGTACAGTTTCATCGCTTCTCAGCAAGATTGGTGATGAGGGTCCAGAATCGGTGGAAGTGGTTACATTGATTGACAAGCCCGGAAGCCATCGGTTCAAGCTTGATATTAGATACAAAGGATTCTCGATAGGAAACGAGTTCGTTATAGGATTCGGTCTTGACAATGCTCAGAAATATCGCAACCTCCCGTTCATTGGACGAGTAGTAGAGAAGTAA
- a CDS encoding T9SS type A sorting domain-containing protein — translation MKKNTTFLLVMSALLLGLVASTQAEVSPTHLFHWFRGDVLLNGQLAPVGTIVDAYDPDLVHCGTYTVGVDNFVVPDSAGVYGWMLVYGDDATEPGDQGAETGDLISFRVMNRPATIDPVFNSWADMEFDTTNLSATSTIGLEIVDPADHASASPCDGGGCDTVRFMVGVENIGNGTDFYGINVTSAKDWEIIPFDTIIFVGTDSVAYVYNQPAQTAYVFFDVVVPNWPGDEPDTLSYEVFSRLDETVTDNSSVTLTIAVSGVGDDPFGSLPERFSLAQNYPNPFNPTTTIAFNLSSLTTVRLEVYDILGRQISEFDFGALSAGDHDYEYDASSLSSGIYFYRLVTELGTQTRKMVLAK, via the coding sequence GTGAAAAAGAACACGACATTTCTGTTGGTAATGAGTGCCCTGTTACTCGGCTTGGTGGCTTCCACACAAGCAGAAGTTTCTCCTACACACCTGTTCCATTGGTTTAGAGGAGATGTTCTTCTTAATGGACAGCTAGCTCCCGTTGGAACCATCGTCGACGCATACGACCCCGATTTGGTTCACTGTGGCACATACACAGTTGGAGTAGACAACTTCGTAGTTCCGGATTCGGCCGGGGTCTACGGATGGATGCTCGTATATGGCGATGACGCCACAGAACCGGGAGACCAGGGTGCCGAAACTGGTGATCTTATTTCTTTCCGGGTTATGAATCGCCCGGCCACAATTGACCCCGTCTTCAATAGCTGGGCCGACATGGAATTTGATACTACTAACCTGTCCGCGACGTCGACGATTGGCCTTGAAATTGTTGATCCGGCCGATCATGCTTCGGCCTCACCCTGTGACGGGGGAGGTTGCGATACGGTTCGATTCATGGTCGGAGTAGAAAACATCGGTAATGGAACAGATTTCTATGGTATTAATGTCACTTCCGCAAAAGACTGGGAGATCATCCCCTTTGACACCATTATCTTTGTTGGTACCGATTCGGTTGCGTATGTCTACAACCAGCCCGCACAGACGGCCTATGTCTTCTTTGATGTAGTGGTTCCGAACTGGCCGGGGGATGAGCCGGACACACTGTCATACGAAGTGTTCTCTCGGCTCGATGAAACCGTCACTGACAATAGTTCTGTTACGCTGACAATTGCCGTCTCTGGTGTTGGTGATGATCCGTTTGGATCCCTGCCTGAGAGGTTTAGCCTTGCGCAGAACTATCCTAACCCGTTCAATCCGACCACGACAATTGCTTTCAATCTGTCTTCACTGACTACTGTCCGCCTTGAGGTTTATGACATCCTCGGACGACAGATAAGTGAGTTTGATTTTGGGGCTCTTTCCGCCGGTGACCACGATTATGAGTACGATGCTTCGTCTCTCTCCAGCGGTATCTATTTCTATCGTCTGGTTACCGAGCTTGGCACCCAGACCCGTAAGATGGTTCTGGCCAAGTAG
- a CDS encoding potassium channel protein, which yields MSSHVQESMGPTRKLVAALVAFVVLVTAGTLGFMLLENMGALDALYMTVITLSTVGFKEVTPLHPLGRAFVIVLILVGMGTGAFLASVIGQMVLHSQLRTMLGRRRMQKGLRRISGHFILAGYGRVGRQVAAEFKRRKEKFVVIEIDDEALEHLQNEGILHIKGTATDDDILREAGIDSARTLISTLPDEAQNVYLTLTARHMNPDLNIIARADFDDGEKKLVRAGANHVVSPHVLGGQRMAMASVRPNVVDFMHMTSLGEGGLSIEEVVIPKDSGLNGKTLVESGLKRDYGVNIIGMKKHNARVTIAPEPNTILEDGDVLVLVGSRNGLEKLSKDFG from the coding sequence ATGTCTAGTCATGTACAGGAATCAATGGGACCGACCCGGAAACTGGTGGCCGCACTCGTGGCTTTTGTCGTGCTGGTAACCGCTGGTACACTGGGCTTTATGTTGCTGGAGAACATGGGTGCGCTCGACGCTCTCTATATGACGGTCATAACCCTGTCAACTGTAGGTTTCAAAGAAGTTACGCCTTTGCATCCTCTGGGACGGGCGTTTGTCATCGTGTTGATTCTGGTTGGTATGGGTACAGGAGCTTTTCTGGCCTCGGTAATCGGTCAGATGGTTCTTCACTCGCAGCTGCGAACAATGTTAGGAAGGAGAAGAATGCAGAAAGGATTGCGTAGAATCTCCGGCCATTTCATTCTTGCCGGATACGGTCGAGTGGGTCGCCAGGTAGCGGCTGAGTTCAAACGTCGCAAGGAAAAATTTGTCGTCATCGAAATCGACGATGAAGCTCTGGAGCATCTTCAAAACGAAGGAATACTTCATATTAAAGGCACGGCGACCGACGACGATATCCTGCGCGAGGCTGGTATTGATTCCGCCAGAACCTTGATTTCTACTTTGCCGGATGAAGCCCAGAACGTTTATCTGACTTTGACGGCCCGTCACATGAATCCTGATCTGAACATTATTGCCCGCGCTGATTTCGATGATGGTGAGAAAAAGCTTGTCCGGGCCGGTGCCAATCACGTGGTTTCCCCCCATGTACTCGGTGGACAGCGCATGGCTATGGCTTCGGTGCGTCCCAATGTCGTCGATTTTATGCACATGACTTCTCTCGGTGAAGGTGGGCTATCTATCGAAGAGGTTGTTATTCCGAAAGATTCGGGACTCAACGGCAAAACACTGGTGGAATCCGGGCTCAAAAGGGACTATGGTGTCAATATTATCGGTATGAAAAAACACAACGCTCGTGTCACTATTGCCCCTGAGCCAAATACAATTCTGGAAGATGGTGACGTACTGGTCCTGGTCGGCTCCAGAAATGGTTTGGAGAAACTCAGCAAGGACTTCGGCTGA
- a CDS encoding T9SS type A sorting domain-containing protein, which yields MKLRIILSMLVILAFGAVGAQAGDDPNLPDTVAFVASVVPGAGSDQLQMDIYGFSDETLMGFTMGIIWDNPKIQMDSAKATSLITDAFAIGPFFYEEGSLATTNTNQRFQLGGTAMMSYIAADAGGRRLWASYYFTATDWTESDCVTFDTLKYGSGTEFMFVDPGPPQNQFVPRFEGILEVGTCVEENLPPVVDGIPDQTITEGSTFATISLDNYVADPDNTDDEMTWTYSGNTDLTVVITDRVATITTPGAEWSGAETITFKAADPDGLFDDDAAIFEVTAVNDAPVVTDIPDQTIAEGGSFATITLDDFVSDADNTDEQMIWTFSGNTDLTVVITDRVATITTPGTEWSGAETITFKAADPDGLFDDDAAIFEVTAVNDAPVVTDIPDQTIDEGGSFETITLDDFVSDIDNTDEQMTWTFSGNTDLTVVITDRVATISTPASDWSGAETITFKAADPDGLFDENAAIFTVTPADENPPVITDIPDQTIAEGGSFATITLDDFVSDADNTDEQMIWTFSGNTDLTVVITDRVATITTPGAEWNGAETITFKAADPDGLFDENAAIFEVTAVNDAPVVTDIEDQTIAEGGSFATITLDDFVSDVDNTDEQMTWTYSGNTDLTVDITDRVATITTPDAEWSGAETITFKAADPDGLFDENAAIFEVTAVNDAPVIADIPDQTIAEGGSFATITLDDFVSDADNTDEQMTWTYSGNTDLTVVITDRVATITTPASDWNGAETITFKAADPDGLFDENAAIFTVSSVNIAPVLAEIGAQSGPENAELSFGISATDPDGTTPTLDTADVPAGASFVDNGGGTGTFTWTPTYDDADVYYVTFIAFDGELADSEVVEITVINTNRLPVVDAVSDTTIDECGELVLTFVATDPDGDDLTFVVDPLAANMTFDDATNTFTFDPDTTQAGVYNLVLTVSDGMDPVEEPFVITVEDCIILSEDTFVFETEPGSSTGSATLQVESSGDPFCFTVVEDPDVEWLEFSPEGVICVPPLAEIVISYDVTDMPSGTYVANCSIVPVDPAKGAAFEPVAFTVTVIVPTADFITIAGVGGVPGSEVVVPVTFTNNSCDLAGIYANLAWTSEYLSLVMVTWEDSRVEHFSMKEAAINPIAQTVLLAAGDESELIGTGTGNFVNLHFKLASDIPAGTYNIGFLPKSAFLLDCGDGFIDGWPEETAGHIVVGDNPNFVCGYVTDTLGIPIPGATVDLYGEFPIGPVDMTTMSSETGAFSFSDIMPIPFDLWAYHEGYYPTLVENVNYGDIGIMIELTPVEPIIEHHEFVFFYCGENLYFDELLPVGSVIGAYDSNNVLCGTWFVSELGAYGAMPVYGDLTDTEEDEGADPGEIIRFFINNEYWAQTDVEAIWQDPLESWQVCLSVGEITKTCDLLEGWNLVSWSVDHEDDYILDALSSLGDTLLIVVGFEQGGLIYDAALPQFSTLWYVDHLSGYWIKVSENVTLEMTGVTVSPATPIEVTAGWNLVSYLPDYAMPVEIAVSSLDGNLIVLFGQDGAYIPGDLGNMAELAPCNGYWVKVAFDDELIYEASGPMTAPQQRRELGTLATAAAISDVVASNRWMNAYASNLTLDGQTVLSGAIITAHAQDGHMVGSFTMEEDGLFGFMPVYGDISSTEEVEGIRNGETFYLAIDGVETAEAFAFSSGIGDRVEITNLSTGKSTDNNLPTVYGLSQNYPNPFNPTTNIAFTLPNSGTARIEVFNILGELVATPFDGMATAGENRIEWDGQNSRGKTVSSGIYFYRLTADNYSETKKMTLLK from the coding sequence ATGAAATTGAGAATCATCCTGTCGATGTTGGTCATTCTCGCTTTCGGTGCCGTAGGAGCGCAGGCGGGTGATGATCCGAACTTGCCGGATACTGTTGCCTTTGTGGCTTCGGTCGTTCCGGGGGCTGGCTCGGATCAATTGCAGATGGATATTTATGGTTTCTCAGATGAAACCCTCATGGGCTTTACTATGGGCATCATCTGGGACAACCCTAAGATCCAGATGGACAGCGCCAAGGCGACATCACTAATAACCGACGCTTTTGCGATTGGCCCATTCTTTTACGAAGAAGGTAGTCTTGCCACCACGAATACAAATCAGCGCTTCCAGCTGGGTGGTACAGCCATGATGTCCTACATCGCGGCCGATGCCGGTGGACGCCGACTTTGGGCCAGCTATTACTTCACGGCCACTGACTGGACAGAAAGTGATTGTGTCACGTTTGACACTTTGAAATACGGCTCGGGCACAGAATTCATGTTTGTGGACCCGGGTCCTCCGCAGAACCAGTTTGTACCCCGCTTTGAGGGTATTCTGGAAGTGGGAACCTGTGTTGAAGAGAACCTACCTCCGGTTGTCGATGGTATTCCCGATCAGACCATCACCGAAGGTTCGACCTTTGCCACGATCAGCCTTGATAATTATGTGGCCGACCCCGACAACACTGATGATGAGATGACCTGGACCTATTCGGGTAACACTGATCTGACGGTTGTCATCACTGATCGTGTTGCGACTATCACGACGCCGGGTGCCGAATGGAGCGGAGCCGAGACGATTACGTTTAAGGCTGCCGATCCTGACGGTTTGTTTGACGACGATGCAGCGATCTTTGAAGTCACCGCTGTGAACGATGCTCCGGTCGTTACAGACATTCCCGATCAAACAATCGCCGAGGGCGGTAGCTTTGCTACAATTACTCTCGATGATTTCGTCTCTGATGCGGATAACACCGATGAACAGATGATCTGGACCTTCTCAGGTAACACTGATCTGACAGTTGTTATTACTGATCGTGTCGCAACTATCACGACACCGGGTACTGAATGGAGTGGAGCTGAGACGATTACGTTTAAGGCTGCCGATCCAGACGGTTTGTTTGACGACGATGCAGCGATCTTTGAAGTCACCGCTGTGAACGATGCTCCGGTCGTTACAGACATTCCCGATCAGACCATCGATGAGGGTGGTAGCTTTGAAACAATTACTCTCGATGATTTCGTCTCTGACATAGATAATACCGATGAGCAGATGACCTGGACCTTCTCAGGTAACACTGATCTGACAGTTGTCATTACTGATCGTGTTGCGACTATCAGCACGCCAGCCAGTGACTGGAGCGGAGCCGAGACAATTACGTTTAAGGCTGCCGATCCTGACGGTTTGTTTGACGAAAATGCGGCGATCTTTACCGTCACACCCGCAGATGAGAATCCCCCGGTCATCACTGATATTCCTGATCAGACCATCGCTGAGGGCGGTAGCTTTGCTACAATTACTCTCGATGATTTCGTCTCTGATGCGGATAACACCGATGAACAGATGATCTGGACCTTCTCAGGTAACACTGATCTGACGGTTGTCATCACTGATCGTGTTGCGACTATCACGACACCGGGTGCCGAATGGAATGGAGCCGAGACTATTACGTTTAAGGCTGCCGATCCAGACGGTTTGTTTGACGAAAATGCGGCGATCTTTGAAGTTACCGCTGTGAACGACGCTCCGGTAGTTACGGACATTGAAGATCAGACTATCGCCGAGGGTGGTAGTTTCGCGACTATTACTCTTGATGATTTTGTGTCTGACGTAGATAATACTGATGAGCAGATGACCTGGACCTATTCGGGTAACACTGATCTGACAGTTGACATCACCGACCGTGTCGCGACTATCACGACACCGGATGCCGAATGGAGTGGAGCCGAGACTATTACATTTAAGGCTGCCGATCCGGACGGTTTGTTTGACGAAAATGCGGCGATCTTTGAAGTCACCGCTGTTAATGACGCTCCGGTAATAGCTGATATTCCCGATCAGACCATCGCCGAGGGTGGTAGCTTTGCTACAATTACTCTCGATGATTTCGTCTCTGATGCGGATAACACCGATGAGCAGATGACCTGGACCTATTCAGGCAACACTGATTTGACAGTTGTTATTACTGATCGCGTTGCGACTATCACCACACCAGCCAGCGACTGGAACGGAGCCGAGACTATTACGTTTAAGGCCGCCGATCCTGACGGTTTGTTTGACGAAAATGCGGCGATCTTTACCGTCTCTTCCGTCAACATTGCACCAGTATTGGCTGAGATTGGTGCGCAGAGCGGACCAGAAAACGCCGAGCTTAGCTTTGGTATTAGTGCCACTGATCCTGACGGAACTACTCCGACGCTGGACACAGCGGATGTACCTGCCGGTGCATCGTTTGTGGACAACGGTGGTGGTACTGGTACTTTCACGTGGACGCCGACCTACGATGATGCTGATGTTTACTACGTGACCTTCATCGCCTTTGACGGTGAGCTGGCCGACTCCGAAGTAGTTGAGATTACTGTTATCAATACAAACCGTCTACCAGTCGTAGATGCGGTATCTGACACTACTATTGACGAATGTGGCGAGCTTGTATTGACTTTTGTAGCTACCGATCCTGATGGTGATGATCTCACCTTCGTTGTTGATCCTCTGGCAGCCAATATGACATTTGATGATGCTACCAATACGTTCACATTTGATCCCGACACCACCCAGGCTGGAGTCTACAATCTGGTTCTGACAGTTAGCGATGGCATGGACCCCGTTGAGGAACCATTCGTTATTACCGTCGAAGACTGTATCATACTCTCAGAAGATACTTTTGTGTTTGAAACTGAGCCAGGTTCGAGTACCGGTAGTGCCACCCTTCAGGTGGAATCTTCCGGCGACCCCTTCTGTTTCACAGTAGTCGAAGATCCAGATGTGGAGTGGCTCGAGTTTTCCCCAGAGGGTGTTATTTGTGTACCTCCTTTGGCAGAAATCGTTATCTCCTATGACGTAACTGATATGCCTTCTGGAACATATGTAGCCAACTGCTCAATCGTTCCGGTTGACCCCGCAAAGGGTGCTGCTTTCGAACCGGTAGCGTTCACCGTTACTGTTATTGTTCCTACAGCAGACTTTATCACAATTGCCGGTGTTGGGGGAGTCCCCGGCAGTGAAGTAGTTGTACCAGTAACCTTCACAAACAACTCCTGTGACTTGGCAGGGATCTATGCGAATCTGGCGTGGACCTCTGAATACTTGTCCCTGGTTATGGTCACCTGGGAAGACTCTCGTGTAGAGCACTTCTCAATGAAAGAAGCTGCGATCAACCCGATTGCACAGACCGTGTTGTTAGCTGCTGGCGATGAATCTGAACTGATCGGTACGGGAACCGGCAATTTTGTCAATCTGCACTTCAAATTGGCATCAGATATTCCAGCTGGTACTTATAACATTGGCTTCTTGCCAAAATCTGCCTTCCTTCTGGATTGTGGTGATGGATTCATTGATGGTTGGCCGGAAGAAACTGCGGGCCATATCGTTGTTGGCGACAATCCCAACTTTGTGTGTGGATATGTTACCGATACCCTCGGTATCCCGATTCCAGGTGCAACTGTTGATCTCTATGGTGAGTTCCCGATCGGCCCAGTCGATATGACCACCATGTCCAGTGAAACCGGAGCATTTTCCTTCTCGGATATTATGCCCATTCCGTTTGATCTGTGGGCTTACCATGAAGGTTATTATCCGACTCTGGTTGAGAATGTGAACTATGGTGATATCGGTATAATGATTGAGCTTACTCCGGTCGAGCCCATTATCGAACATCACGAGTTTGTCTTCTTCTACTGTGGTGAGAATCTCTACTTCGACGAATTACTTCCAGTAGGATCAGTTATTGGTGCCTATGATTCAAATAACGTCCTTTGCGGTACCTGGTTCGTCAGTGAGCTTGGCGCTTACGGCGCCATGCCGGTTTACGGCGATTTGACAGATACCGAAGAAGACGAAGGAGCCGATCCCGGAGAAATAATTCGTTTCTTCATCAACAACGAATATTGGGCTCAAACTGATGTTGAAGCTATCTGGCAAGATCCCCTTGAAAGCTGGCAGGTCTGCCTGTCGGTTGGTGAAATAACCAAGACCTGTGACTTGTTAGAAGGCTGGAATCTCGTAAGCTGGTCGGTTGACCATGAAGATGACTACATCCTCGATGCACTGTCATCGCTTGGTGACACTCTTCTAATAGTAGTCGGATTCGAACAGGGTGGTCTCATCTACGATGCGGCTCTGCCTCAGTTCTCGACACTTTGGTATGTCGATCATCTCAGCGGCTACTGGATTAAGGTTTCCGAGAATGTTACGCTTGAAATGACAGGCGTCACCGTGTCACCAGCTACTCCTATTGAGGTGACGGCCGGTTGGAACCTTGTCTCGTACTTGCCGGATTATGCAATGCCGGTAGAGATAGCAGTTTCTTCGTTAGACGGCAACCTGATTGTCCTTTTTGGTCAAGATGGTGCGTATATTCCTGGTGACCTTGGGAATATGGCCGAGCTGGCTCCCTGCAACGGTTACTGGGTGAAGGTTGCCTTTGATGATGAGTTGATTTACGAGGCAAGTGGTCCTATGACTGCTCCGCAGCAGCGTCGCGAACTGGGTACGCTGGCAACAGCAGCAGCGATATCTGATGTGGTTGCATCCAACCGCTGGATGAACGCTTATGCTTCGAATCTGACTCTTGACGGTCAGACTGTTCTGAGTGGTGCCATAATTACGGCCCACGCTCAGGATGGCCATATGGTCGGTAGCTTCACAATGGAAGAGGATGGTTTGTTTGGCTTCATGCCAGTCTACGGTGACATTAGCTCGACTGAAGAGGTCGAAGGTATTCGCAACGGCGAAACTTTCTACCTGGCCATCGACGGTGTTGAGACGGCTGAAGCCTTTGCTTTCAGTAGTGGTATTGGCGATCGTGTAGAGATCACCAATCTGTCCACTGGTAAGTCTACGGATAACAACCTGCCGACGGTTTATGGTCTCTCGCAGAACTATCCGAACCCGTTCAACCCGACCACTAATATCGCCTTTACTCTGCCGAATAGCGGTACAGCCCGTATCGAGGTCTTCAATATCCTCGGTGAGTTGGTTGCTACGCCGTTTGACGGAATGGCGACGGCTGGTGAGAACAGAATCGAATGGGACGGTCAGAATTCCAGAGGAAAAACTGTCTCATCGGGTATTTACTTCTACCGTCTAACTGCCGATAACTACAGCGAGACGAAGAAAATGACCCTCCTGAAATAG
- a CDS encoding VanZ family protein translates to MATDLIPKTFLRRFVLYHLPALLYALGIIALSSIPNLATPQIRIIAVDKVAHFLEYAIFAFLIFRSVSNLSRRPRLRWIVLLSALFLCIFALLDEIYQQYIPGRHMDVLDFVTDVGGALIVLTIMGRRYQQAQKRSE, encoded by the coding sequence ATGGCTACCGATCTCATTCCAAAGACCTTCCTGCGTAGATTTGTGTTGTATCACCTGCCGGCGTTGCTCTATGCTCTGGGTATAATAGCACTGTCATCCATTCCGAATTTAGCAACACCGCAGATTCGTATCATTGCCGTTGATAAGGTAGCACATTTTTTGGAATACGCCATTTTTGCGTTTTTGATTTTCAGATCAGTATCAAATCTGAGTAGGCGTCCACGCCTGCGGTGGATTGTGCTCTTGTCTGCACTTTTCCTGTGTATTTTTGCACTCCTGGATGAAATCTATCAGCAATATATCCCCGGACGGCATATGGATGTGCTGGATTTTGTTACAGATGTAGGTGGAGCTTTGATCGTTCTGACCATAATGGGAAGACGGTATCAGCAGGCTCAAAAGCGCTCTGAATAG
- a CDS encoding protein phosphatase 2C domain-containing protein encodes MPLRYKVEGKTDVGIVRPGNEDYLHLDPANDVFAVCDGMGGHQAGEVASMTASLTLQVLHTSFREELLREESLKLGRKLPTSGDLLVRSVRLANRNIYLKALADTTLSGMGTTVVAMALEGDMMSIAHVGDSRGYRLDQRTLMPLTSDHSWVHEIQESQKLSREEAEAVVGKNVITRALGVRETVEVDYRLIRIRAGDIYIMCSDGLCGFADDDEIFDVANRSRTDIKTMVDNLVQMANDRGGADNVTVIALQIEEVPTGDLPEIEVFTQSAETEAELAAEDEWVNTITEVERKQTSEGSDDKSSKSGGSKLFLTLIFVVFVAVAFGIIYFTDFQK; translated from the coding sequence GTGCCGTTGCGTTACAAGGTTGAAGGCAAGACAGATGTCGGGATCGTACGACCCGGCAATGAAGATTATCTTCACCTCGACCCGGCCAATGATGTCTTTGCAGTCTGCGACGGAATGGGTGGCCACCAGGCTGGTGAGGTAGCCTCTATGACCGCCTCGCTGACCCTCCAGGTGTTACATACCAGTTTCCGAGAAGAACTGTTGCGCGAGGAGTCGCTGAAACTTGGTCGAAAACTACCGACGTCGGGTGATTTGCTGGTGCGCTCGGTTCGACTGGCCAACCGTAATATCTATCTGAAAGCATTAGCCGATACTACCCTCTCCGGGATGGGCACCACTGTTGTCGCAATGGCTCTTGAAGGCGACATGATGTCTATTGCTCACGTCGGTGATAGTCGTGGCTATCGACTTGATCAAAGGACACTGATGCCGCTCACAAGTGATCATTCCTGGGTCCATGAGATTCAGGAAAGCCAGAAGTTGTCCCGCGAAGAAGCCGAGGCGGTGGTCGGTAAGAATGTGATAACGCGGGCGCTCGGTGTACGAGAGACGGTCGAAGTCGACTATCGCTTAATAAGGATTCGAGCTGGCGATATTTACATAATGTGCTCGGATGGACTGTGTGGGTTTGCCGATGATGATGAGATTTTCGATGTTGCCAATCGGTCCCGGACGGATATCAAGACGATGGTCGACAACTTGGTGCAGATGGCCAACGATCGCGGTGGGGCGGACAATGTAACCGTTATAGCGCTTCAAATCGAGGAAGTTCCGACCGGTGATCTGCCAGAGATTGAGGTTTTCACCCAAAGCGCAGAAACTGAAGCAGAACTGGCCGCAGAAGATGAGTGGGTCAATACCATCACCGAGGTCGAACGGAAACAGACATCGGAAGGCAGCGATGACAAGTCATCCAAATCGGGTGGAAGCAAGCTGTTTCTGACGTTGATATTCGTTGTCTTCGTAGCGGTGGCGTTCGGTATTATCTACTTCACCGATTTCCAGAAGTGA
- the tilS gene encoding tRNA lysidine(34) synthetase TilS produces MIDIVTQTLAEDNLIVEGDAVLVALSGGPDSVALLHVLHQLKPTLGIQLGAVYVNHQIRIEPAAAEEEFCRSLCSELEIDFTVVTEDIPTLARENRKGIEETARIFRYGAFDRIAEDDGYDKIAVGHHADDQAETILFRILRGSGRTGLMGMPIRRGRIVRPLLNVTRLQIMSYIDQNALKYCTDETNEDMSIRRNFIRHSLLPSIRKQISPRVETSLLNLAETLALEEEFLSIFVERAVKKCISFSPGGKIELALDIFCDYDKWLRRRLLRRCLVAVSTAGTYPDKGAVERLDTACLRRQKAISLPKKIQAVLVGDRMVLHGRESGTDERQLERGRKVSLPGLQLSFAYRETTYKPTDMQWARCSGNVALDADKVTPPLIVRRSRAGDRFSPLGMKGSKTVNAYLGDRKLHRVYRDEIPVVCDQRGIIWLVGYEIADRVKLDKSSRKVIKVERTRRKENEPATV; encoded by the coding sequence ATGATTGATATTGTCACACAGACTCTGGCCGAAGACAACCTGATCGTTGAGGGGGATGCTGTTCTCGTAGCATTGTCCGGAGGTCCGGACTCGGTAGCGTTGCTCCATGTCCTGCACCAGTTAAAGCCTACACTCGGGATACAGCTTGGGGCTGTCTATGTCAATCACCAGATCAGGATCGAACCTGCCGCAGCCGAGGAAGAGTTCTGCCGGTCTCTATGCAGCGAACTGGAGATTGACTTTACTGTCGTAACGGAAGACATACCAACTCTGGCTCGTGAAAACAGAAAAGGAATCGAGGAGACAGCGCGGATTTTTCGTTATGGCGCCTTTGATCGTATTGCCGAAGATGATGGCTACGACAAGATTGCCGTGGGGCATCATGCCGATGACCAGGCGGAGACTATTCTATTTAGAATCCTGCGGGGAAGCGGTCGTACCGGTCTAATGGGTATGCCTATTCGTCGGGGCAGAATTGTTCGTCCGCTCCTGAATGTAACACGCTTGCAGATAATGTCATACATCGATCAGAACGCTCTCAAATACTGTACCGACGAAACCAATGAAGACATGTCAATCCGGCGCAATTTCATCCGACATTCGTTGCTCCCCTCAATTCGAAAACAGATCAGCCCTCGCGTGGAGACCTCTCTGCTGAACCTGGCCGAAACATTGGCATTGGAAGAGGAGTTCCTGAGTATCTTTGTCGAGCGTGCAGTGAAGAAGTGCATATCATTCTCTCCCGGGGGGAAAATAGAGCTTGCTCTTGATATTTTCTGTGATTATGATAAGTGGTTAAGGCGTCGTTTGTTAAGGCGTTGCCTGGTAGCCGTTTCCACGGCTGGAACTTATCCTGATAAAGGGGCCGTGGAAAGATTGGATACTGCTTGTCTTCGACGGCAGAAAGCGATCTCGCTGCCCAAGAAAATTCAGGCCGTTCTTGTCGGAGATCGGATGGTTTTGCACGGTCGGGAATCTGGTACTGATGAGCGACAACTTGAACGTGGCCGAAAAGTCAGTCTGCCCGGGTTGCAACTGAGTTTTGCATACCGCGAGACGACATACAAACCCACCGATATGCAGTGGGCCAGGTGTTCCGGAAATGTTGCCCTGGATGCGGACAAGGTGACACCGCCACTGATCGTTCGTCGTTCGCGAGCAGGGGATCGTTTTAGTCCTCTCGGGATGAAGGGTAGCAAGACCGTCAATGCTTATCTGGGCGACCGGAAACTGCACCGTGTTTATCGAGATGAAATCCCGGTTGTGTGCGACCAACGTGGAATTATATGGCTGGTTGGTTACGAAATCGCCGACCGGGTAAAGCTGGATAAGAGTAGCAGAAAGGTTATCAAAGTTGAACGCACCAGGAGAAAAGAAAACGAACCTGCAACCGTTTGA